TCTCTTCGTCAAAAACACCTCTATGAGGTCTGCTAGAAATAACATCTGTTACCACATATAAAAAACCTTTGGTATCTCTGAAATCGTCCCCAACTTCTAAAGTTGAATTTGGAGGAATACATATAAGTTGTGTTCCGTCTTTGTATTTGAAACTCTCTACTTTGCTTGATTTGTACTTGTTTAGATTGTAGCCTGCTTCGTGTTTGTTGTTTAAAAATCTCTTAAGATTTTCGTTTATAGTTAAGTTTTCCATTTTGTCTATTTTTTAAAATTTTTAAAAAGGCAAATCGTCGTCCTCGTATTCTGTAGTTTCGCCGTTACTTGGCTGTTTGATGTCTATTCTCCATACATCTAATGATTGCGAGTGTCCTTTTTTAGTTTCGCCTTCTGTTTCTTTCTCCCAAAACCTTCCTTTTACATTGAAAAATACATTCACCAAATCGCCGTTATTTACCTTTGAAAGGACGGTGTCTATTTTGCTTCCTGTTACTTGGAATTTTAGAATATTCTCTCTCTTTTGTCCTGTTATTTGGTTGTATCTGGAACAATCCAAATAAAACTCTTGAATTGTGAATGTTTCAGACGGTTGTCTGATGTCTGATTTCTTTAGTAGTTTTCCTGTGATTTCCATTTTTCTAATTGTTTTTATTTTAAGCCATCAACTCAAGTCTGTCAGCCATTGATAGGGTTAGTTTATTTAAGTGTTCTCTGCACTTTTTTATTTGTTCATAGAGAGATTCAATCATCGTTTTGTCATATTGAAAATGAAAGACTTTAACTCTTAATAGTTCTGGGACTTCGTGAAAATTTGAAAACCACTCTTTATGAACACTTGTGGATTGGCTGCAAAAATCCTCAAGACCTTCTTCTGTATAAATTAGATTTGATACTGTTTCGGTTACTAGGTCTATACATTCCTCCCTAACTTCCCCAAGATGATTAAATATGTTTTCTTTCCAGTCTAATCTTCTTAATTCGTCTTCTACTATCTTAAATGGAGTGTCTATTAAGCAATACACTAATTCTGCTTCTTTTAGCCCCGTGAGTTCCATATAGCCTTGAACCTGCCACTCATAGTCTTTAGTTGGAGTTTCTTCTGCATATAGAGGGAAAGTTTTAAAGCTCCAGCTACTTTTAATATCTCTAACTTTACCTTGTATATTGTCAGGTGTCCCTTTGATAAAATCGTTAGAAAAATGTTTTTCATTCTTCATAAACAATTTGCCAGTAACCCTTGTATAAAGACTTATAGACTTTTCTTCAACTTGAATACCCTTGTCAAGGTATTTGTTCGTGATATGGTTATCTCTTCCAAAAGCGACCCCTTTATGAATATCTGACAAGTGTGTTTTTACACTCGCTGATAATTCGGGTTTTTGGTTCTTTTTAGCCAATAAATCTCCGCAGGTTTGGATTTGCTTATCGGTAATTTTACCCGCCTTCATTTTTTCTCGCAAAGCAATTAGGGTTCTTTCCTGATTAGGCGTTAAGGCAGGATTTACCCCAACCATTAACTTTCCTAATTGAGAACATCTAAAAAGATGATTGTTGAAGCTTAAAGACAGTGCGTTCATTATTTGGTTAAGTCTTTTAATTTTTTATCATAAAGCTCTTTCACTTCGCTGTTTTCTTCTATGAAAGGCTCTGCTTCTTGCAGTTGCTCTATATTTTGAGCGTTATTTATAAACTCAACAATTCGTTGTTGTTCCTCTTGTATATTTTCTGCTTCAATATCAATGATATTATCTACATAGTTATACTTTCCTTCTTTAGGCTGAACGGCTTGGTCGGCTAATTGTGCCGTCTGCAATTCAATACTCATAATGCCCCATTTGCTGATGGTGTTTTTGAGTACCGTTTTTTTAGCCATAGCGTGGAATTTATCTTTCTCATTCCAAGGAGAAAAAGACCCTTTACCGTAGGCTTGAGAATATTTTTTAGCGTGATTTATAACCTCTTCTTTGCTCCAGTAGGATAATTTTTCTAGTCCGTTTATCAATTTGAAATAAGCAGCATAACCAACTATATCGCCTTTGCCTTCTATGTTAAAATCAGCGACCAACTCTTCTGTAAGCCTGTTAAAAGACTTAAATTGATTCTCATAAACTTCTGTTACATTTATTCGAGAGTATTGCCCTGTTCTTAAAGCCAGTTGCACATAGCCTTTCCAACCCATTTGAAATTGTGCCTCCCCTTTATATGGTACTATCCAAGAAAAGCCTAAATTGGGGTTTATAGGAAGGTCCAATATTGCTGCTGTAACTGCTGCGGTAAGTACTGTGTTTGGATCTGCATTAGCTAATTGTTCGCTATTGTTTACTATTTGTAATACAGAGGAAATAAACCCCTGTGATTTTTTGCCTAATAGTTGATTAAATCTTTTTTGTATATGGGCTTTTTGAAATAAAGACTTTGTGCTTAACGCCTCTTCTTCTTTTTTTTGTAATGCTTGATTTTCCATTTCTCTGTATTTTTTATCTTCTGTTTTTAGATTTGCTTATGAATATTACCGCCAATACTATAATTATCCCTAATCCGAATAGTATTAACATTGGCGACAGAACCAACCACCAAGACCAGTCTATATGTTTCGTTAATTTTAATGTGATGAACAATAAGGTTAGTAGGCTTATAAATCCTACGCTTTTGTTTGTTGCTGTTTCCATTTTCTAATTGTTTTTTTATTTGAAATTTTATTAATCTACACATCCAAATGCACAAATAGGATTGATACAATAACCACCATTTGGACACTTTTTGAAGAACTTTTGTTTTAATAACTTTCTTCTGTTTTTCAGCTTTGTTTTCACAATGTTTTATTTTCTTAGTTGTCTTATTTGCTCCCGCCGTGTACCTGCCTCACGGAGTATGCTTTTCGGGAAAAATCACTAAATTTGTTTTGTTAGATTTCAAATTTTTGTGATATGATACCTGTTAGGTCTTCTGTAATAAGAGCAGTGGATTATGATGCACGCTCTATGAGACTTTTTATATTGTTTCACTCGGGTTCTACTTATGTTTATCATCGAGTGCCTGAACGAATTTTTACAGGATTATTAAGAGCCTCGTCCAAGGGTCGCTATTTTAATGCCTACATTCGGGACAGTTACTCGTAGGCTTTATTTGATAGGCGTTTTCTTTTATCCATTCGTAAGATACCTCTTGCGGGTTTCTGTCTATTGCCCAAAGCCCTATGGTTATAGACTCGTGATACTTTAATCTTTCTATCTCTTTGATTTCTTCTTTTAATATTTTTTGCACCATTGGTGTTATAAGTTTTTGAACTATTTTTTTCATAGTTATACCTTTTGTATATTAGTTTGAAAACAACCCGTAACCTTTCTTAACTGGCAACAACCATAGGTAGTAACCTATTCGCTTTGCCTTTTGTGTTTTATATTGCTTTATCTTCGCTTTCATCTCTGAAAAAGTTTGTGATTTCTTGCTCTTTGATATTCATAAAAAGACTCATCAACAAAAGCCCTGTTGCAGTTGTTAAAGCCCCTATATCGTGGCTTTCTGAAACTAGAAAGGCGTATATAATTGCTGTTATTGTTGTTATTTTTGATAGTATTTTCATTTTTTGGACTTTTTAAAGAAGTGGTTTAGAATTACTCTCTCAAAGCTGTTGGCTTCTTGGTATTTTTTACCATTGATAAGCCAATAGCCGTTTTGATTATTTATTTTTATATAATTCATTTTTTAGGTCTGCTAGATGATACTCTAGTTCTAAATCTTCGCCTTCTTGGTTTTCATATAGCTTTTGTTTCGCTATATTTACCCAGCCTTTTTGGGCTTCTTCTGACATTTGGAGGTCTTTTGGATAAAGATTTTCATCTGTGATACATACCTCTCCAAACTCATCTACTGTTACTAAAACCGTGTCGTCTTCGTCTATTGCGAACCATACGGTCGGGGTAGTATTTCTACTCTTGTAATTGAACCCAAAATCGTTAAATTTTAAGGTTTCTAAGTTTTGTTGTATATTTGCCATGCTTTTAATGTTGTTCATATTTTTAAATATGGATTAAACTATCCGCCCTCTGATAGCCGTTAGAGGGCTTTTTTATTTAGCCACTCTTTGTAGTAGGCAACCGAACTTTTTAAAAAAGTTTTCATCTTACCTTTACCTCTACTGCCTTTGTCTATTACTTTCAGAGGGCAGTCGTAGTGTCTTAGGTCTTTTTTTATCTTTTCAATAGAAACCCCTACATATTCGGCAACATCTTTTATAGTAGGTATTTCTATATCTTGCCACTCTATCTTTTTTATAAAGAGGTTGTAGGTTGATTCAGGAACCAATACATAACCTTTGGGTATTTGAGGTGTTGTCATAAACATTATTTTTGTTTTTTCTCAAATATTTCTTCTTGAGTTAGCCCTGTTATCTTATTGATAGCATCAATAACTATCAAATTGGCTATTTTATCGTTCTCTTTTGAAAGCCATCTGTTCAATGTGCTTCTTGAAATATCCAACTCTAGACACAAAGCCGATTTTATTTTATCGGGTCTTAACTTTTCTTTTAATTGTTTTGATATTCTCATATATATTTATATTTTTGAATACTTAAATTTGATAATGCAAATATACAAGAAAATACAACATAAATACAAGTTTTTAATTGTAATTTATTGTATTTTATTTTTAATGTTTTGAAAATCAGATTGAAAAAATATGAGTTTAGGAGATAGCTTTAATCATAATGACTTCAATAGGCTAAAGGAGTTTGATTTTGATGCTTATATTGCTAAAAACTATAAGGATACAGAGCTTTCGGAAGTTTGTTTCGGTTCTATAGATGCAATCCAATTCAAAAAAATATTGAATAGAATAATATCTTGGTTTGGTAGGGTTATTAAATCAGATATGTTTTATTTGCTACCTGAATATTATATAAGTGAAAATGAAACTTATGGTATAACTAATGAGTTAGACATGTTAGTACATTGGCTAAATGTAGATGATAGATATAATGCTTATCAAACAATTAAAAATATCACTGTATATATTCTCTTGTTTGGAGGCTGGAATAAAGAGGAGGTTGTGATTAGTCATCAACAGATTTCAGATTTACAATCTAAACAATCTCTTATACAGGCACAGCTAGAAACTAACTTATCAGCTTTAGAAGAGTTAAAATCTAAAATAACCAATCAGACAGAGGCAAGCGAAGAGCTTAATAAAAAAGCGGATAGTCTTTATAACAATCTTTTGAAGAATAAGGAAGATATTCAAAATGATAAAGCGGAAATAGACACTATGCTTGCACTCGCTAAGCAGAACTCAAAAGATATTGAAGCCGTAAAAGCTAGCATAAATGCCCACGAAGCCAAAATAGTTGAAAATATATATAAATATGAGAAAAATTTCTCTGTAATAAAGTCTCAAAACGAAGATTCTTTATCTAATATGGAAGAAGCCATTAGATTGCAAAAAGAAATTTTAGATAAAAGACAAGAGGTAGAGAATTTACTTGGAGCAGCAGCAGACGGTTCGTTAGGTGTAAAATTTGAAAAGAGAAGAGAGATTATTGGTAGTAGTTCCAGTGCTTTTCTTTATACTTCGGGTTTTATTTTTCTTCTGGCTTTAGGGTGGACTTTTTATATTTATAAAGAATTTAGCGTAAATCCAAAAGATAGTGGACTGCCTGTATGGGCTGGAATATTGCTAAATTTTATAAAAATCACTCCTGCGTGGTGGTTATTTATTTGGGTAACTGGTCGTTATAGCAGAGAGCGAAAATTAGAAGAAATATATGCTTTTAAATCGGCTACAGCTATGACAGTGAGAAATCACGCCAATTTGTTAAAAGACGATGATGGAGGAGACGCAAACCAAAGAGCTTCTAGGCAAATAATGCTCCTTAAATCGGTGGAAAATATCTATAAAGAGCCTTCTGTTGATGACAAAAAAGAGAAGGAGCTTAGTATGAAAAAGATAACTAATCTAGTAAAACAATTAACAGAAACGATAAAAGAGATAAAAAACTAAAATTAGTCTTTTAAGTCTTTTAAGTGTCGTCCAAAATGTTTATAAAGATAATATCCACTTCCTATTGCTATAAATAAAAACATTGCAATCATTAGGGTGGTCATCAATGTATAGATGATGTATTCGTAAAATTCATATATGGAAATGGTTATGTAAAGGTCTTCATTTTGAATTGGCATAGTTGATATTATTGGATTAAATAATAAATTTTATACTGCAAATATATGAAAAAAGAAAAAAATACAAGAAAATACAATCATTATCTATATGATTTTATTTTGCATTTGAAATTAAATCCGAAGTCATTTGCAGAATCTCTTGGTTTTGAAAGAACCGATAGAATTTATAATGTTTTGAAAGGGGCAAACGGTATTAGTTCTGATTTGGCAAGTATCATTTCTGATAAATATCCCGATGTAATTTACGAATGGCTTCTAACGGGCAAAGGCGAAATGCTAAAGTCTTCAGAAGAAACTCCGATAAAAGGGGAGGGGGTAAAAGTAATTTTAGACGCAGAGATAAAAAGAACCCCATCGGAAGGCACGCCTTATTATGATGTTGATTTTGCAGGAGGCTGGAACTCTGATGAGATTTTTTCACTTGGGAATCCGTCATTTTATATCCAAAGTCCAGATTTTAGAAGGGCAGAGTTTGCTACTAACCTAGTGGGAAATTCTGTATCAAAGGTAATTCCTAGTGGAGCTATTATAGGGCTTAGACAAATAGAGGATTGGAAAACTTATTTCCCAACAAATGAGCTGTATGGTATCATCACTAAAAACGAAATGAGAACTGTAAAAAGGGTAAAAAGAAAGAAAGGAGACCCAAATACACTTGTGCTGATACCAGACCCATTAGAGGCTTATTCAGGGTATGAGCCTGAGGAGTTGCCTATTGATTTTGTTTCAAAGATGTTTCAAGTGGTTGCTTGGGCAATGTTTGAAAGAGTAGCAATGTAATTAACAACAGAAATTATGGATATACTTTGGGTTTTATTGTTTTTTTTCGTTCTTGTTTCTCCTATAATAGCTATTGTTTTAATAGTCCAAAACAGAAAAATAACTAAATCATACGGATTATTGCTACAAGAATACAACAAAAATTTGAATGATAATAATTTGAATTTAGAGAATAAAAATAAAGAAATAGAAAGTCATAAAAGTAATTTAGAATTAAAAAACAATGAGCTTCAATACAAAGAGAATACTATAATAAATCTTAAAAATAGGATTAAGGAACAACAGGAGTTATTTTTAAAAAAAGAGGCGTATTTAGAGAATAAAATTAATGAGTATAATAAAGAGGTCTCTCTTGATAAACAAAGTAAATTAGTCTTAACCGAAGAAGATATTATTTTTTTCAATCAATATGAGCTAAAAAAAGCGAAGGGAGAGCTGTCGTATTATAATGGCAAACTAGAAGCAATTATATTAGGAGACAAAGGAGCTAAAATAATATCTTTAATAAAAAATAGTGCAAGGTTTTCAGTAGATAATGATATAGAACTTGATATAAAAAGGGAACTTTGGCTTGATACATTGGAGTATAATGAAATTTGTACTAGGATAAAAGAAGAGGGTATATATTATACTCCTTCTTTGGCTGAAAAATTTATAAGTTATTTAGAGGATTTTTTATATAAATATAAGTTTTTGTACAAAAAAGACCATTTTAATAAAATAAAAAATGATGTAGAGTTAGTATTGGAGGCTAGAATAGCAGAGGAAAAACTCAGAGAGCTTAAAAAAGTAGAGGAGAGGATAAGTAGAAGGGAGCATATTTCTCAAAAAGTAAAGGATATGGTTTGGAATAGAGATGGTGGAAAGTGTGTGGAATGTGGCAGTTCAGAAAAATTAGAATTTGACCACATTGTGCCTTTTTCAAAAGGAGGCTCTAACACATATAGAAATATACAGCTACTTTGTGAGCCGTGTAACCGTAAAAAATCAAATAAAATAGGACAGCAAATCTTATAAGATGAAAACAGCAATAGACGAAAGAATATTGAGCCTGCCGAGATACCTAAAGAAGAACGGAAAAATAAAAAGAATCCAGGAGTTTTACGATAAAGTAGGAATTTCAAAGCAACGGTTTAATAAAATTAAAAAACAAGATATAAGTGATATTAACGCACACTTTACCGTTGAGCAGATACGCAAAATAGGAATAGTTTATGACATTGATTTTAATTGGATTTTTGGGCGTGGAGATATGCCCTAGTTGGTGTTTTTTGTTCCAACTATTTTCTAACTATTTTGTTTTTTAAATGTGAATTGTACTGATTTTAAAAATTTTACTAATTATATTATCTTTCTTGGTAAGGAAGAGGTCTCGGGTTCAAGTCCCGATATTGGCTCTGAATCTCTCAGTAATGAGAGATTTTTTTGTTTTTATTAGTTTCTCATTGTAGGGTTTATTATTTTTGTAAATCTAATAAATCCTAATAAAAATGTATAAAACAGTCATTCGTCCGTTATTATTTCGTTTTGACCCAGAAGGGGTTCATCATTTTACCTTTAAGTTTATAAAAACTCTTTTTAAGATACCGTTTATTTCTTCTTTAGTGAGTTCTCGCTATGTGATAGAGAATCCCAGATTAGAAAGGGAGGTTTTTGGATTAAAGTTTAAAAATCCTGTGGGGTTAGCGGCTGGATTTGATAAGGATGCTAAGTTATACAACGAGCTTTC
This Riemerella anatipestifer DNA region includes the following protein-coding sequences:
- a CDS encoding DUF3127 domain-containing protein, with protein sequence MEITGKLLKKSDIRQPSETFTIQEFYLDCSRYNQITGQKRENILKFQVTGSKIDTVLSKVNNGDLVNVFFNVKGRFWEKETEGETKKGHSQSLDVWRIDIKQPSNGETTEYEDDDLPF
- a CDS encoding recombinase RecT; translation: MENQALQKKEEEALSTKSLFQKAHIQKRFNQLLGKKSQGFISSVLQIVNNSEQLANADPNTVLTAAVTAAILDLPINPNLGFSWIVPYKGEAQFQMGWKGYVQLALRTGQYSRINVTEVYENQFKSFNRLTEELVADFNIEGKGDIVGYAAYFKLINGLEKLSYWSKEEVINHAKKYSQAYGKGSFSPWNEKDKFHAMAKKTVLKNTISKWGIMSIELQTAQLADQAVQPKEGKYNYVDNIIDIEAENIQEEQQRIVEFINNAQNIEQLQEAEPFIEENSEVKELYDKKLKDLTK
- a CDS encoding KTSC domain-containing protein, translated to MRLFILFHSGSTYVYHRVPERIFTGLLRASSKGRYFNAYIRDSYS
- a CDS encoding DNA-packaging protein, translating into MRISKQLKEKLRPDKIKSALCLELDISRSTLNRWLSKENDKIANLIVIDAINKITGLTQEEIFEKKQK
- a CDS encoding coiled-coil domain-containing protein; translation: MSLGDSFNHNDFNRLKEFDFDAYIAKNYKDTELSEVCFGSIDAIQFKKILNRIISWFGRVIKSDMFYLLPEYYISENETYGITNELDMLVHWLNVDDRYNAYQTIKNITVYILLFGGWNKEEVVISHQQISDLQSKQSLIQAQLETNLSALEELKSKITNQTEASEELNKKADSLYNNLLKNKEDIQNDKAEIDTMLALAKQNSKDIEAVKASINAHEAKIVENIYKYEKNFSVIKSQNEDSLSNMEEAIRLQKEILDKRQEVENLLGAAADGSLGVKFEKRREIIGSSSSAFLYTSGFIFLLALGWTFYIYKEFSVNPKDSGLPVWAGILLNFIKITPAWWLFIWVTGRYSRERKLEEIYAFKSATAMTVRNHANLLKDDDGGDANQRASRQIMLLKSVENIYKEPSVDDKKEKELSMKKITNLVKQLTETIKEIKN
- a CDS encoding HNH endonuclease; the protein is MDILWVLLFFFVLVSPIIAIVLIVQNRKITKSYGLLLQEYNKNLNDNNLNLENKNKEIESHKSNLELKNNELQYKENTIINLKNRIKEQQELFLKKEAYLENKINEYNKEVSLDKQSKLVLTEEDIIFFNQYELKKAKGELSYYNGKLEAIILGDKGAKIISLIKNSARFSVDNDIELDIKRELWLDTLEYNEICTRIKEEGIYYTPSLAEKFISYLEDFLYKYKFLYKKDHFNKIKNDVELVLEARIAEEKLRELKKVEERISRREHISQKVKDMVWNRDGGKCVECGSSEKLEFDHIVPFSKGGSNTYRNIQLLCEPCNRKKSNKIGQQIL